The DNA sequence AAGAATTTTATCAATTAATTCCTTTATACAAATAACTTGTTTTTGTAGGCGCTCAACTTCCTTCATTTGTTCCGATAAAATCTTATCTTTTCCCCACTTTTCAAGTTGCGTTTCCCACATCCATACGTCTTCTTTCTGTTCGCCGATAACTTTAAAAATACGTTCTACTGTGTAATTATCGAGTAAATAAGGTTTGTCTTTAGCGGGTAACATCGTTTGATATTGTTCGTCTAAATTTTTTACCCAATCGTCAATAAATGCTGTAAATGTCGGCAACTTACTAATCGGCTGCCATTGAATTTTATTATTCATAAAATATCTTCCGTTTTAATTTTAATCTGTTTTAAATAATTTCGTCAAAAATTCATAGACTTTGTTATATATCTTTGGGTCTTTACTGGCTCTTGCTCCAGCTATATTTATTTTTATCTCTGATTTGATGATATTATTTCTAATTTCATCAAACACGGATTCATCTATTTCTTTCAAAAAATCAATATGAATATATCTTTTTTTATGCTTTATAGCGTAATCCTTAGTTCTCTTAGAGCCTCCTTCTAATTCTCCATGTGAAAAAATCAATGTTAAATCGGCATCTTTAACATTTTTTTCGGTTCTAACTAAATAGCTTGTAGATTTAAGTTCTACTATATTTTTATACTTTAACGGGTCTAATTGACCATCTTCGGCTTTTCTACCTTTAACAATAGAGCCACTATAGGAAATTCCTAAATCTATAGCGACATCAAGTCCTGCTCTGTCCGCTCCTGTTTGACCTCCCGAAATAATTTTTATACCCATTTTTTATCCTTCAATATTTGGTTTTATTTGTTCAAGCTTTTTTTCAAGAGCTTTTATTTGTGCAACGATTTCCAGATACTCTTTACTGCTAATTTTCCCTTCCGACTTCTCTTCTTCCTCAAAAAATTGATTGAAGTTTTTTACTTTTAACGCTTCCGCAATCAGTGCTAATGCGTTTACACTTGGTATATTCTTATTATTCTCTATCTTCCATATCGAATTTTCGGATATACCTGTCTCATCAATCTTTTTAGTAAGCTCAGATAATTGTGTTTGATTGAGTCCTGCTTTCTTTCTAAGCTCAACTATTTTTTCTGGATTAAATCTTTTCATATTCTCCTTATTTTCAAGCCTTATAGCTAAAATAGTTATAAGGCTTATTGATTTTTAATTTAAAATAGCTTCCTCCATCTCTTCCACATCTGGATAATAAA is a window from the Desulfobacterales bacterium genome containing:
- a CDS encoding putative molybdenum carrier protein, yielding MGIKIISGGQTGADRAGLDVAIDLGISYSGSIVKGRKAEDGQLDPLKYKNIVELKSTSYLVRTEKNVKDADLTLIFSHGELEGGSKRTKDYAIKHKKRYIHIDFLKEIDESVFDEIRNNIIKSEIKINIAGARASKDPKIYNKVYEFLTKLFKTD
- a CDS encoding helix-turn-helix transcriptional regulator — translated: MKRFNPEKIVELRKKAGLNQTQLSELTKKIDETGISENSIWKIENNKNIPSVNALALIAEALKVKNFNQFFEEEEKSEGKISSKEYLEIVAQIKALEKKLEQIKPNIEG